One window of the Cydia amplana chromosome 26, ilCydAmpl1.1, whole genome shotgun sequence genome contains the following:
- the LOC134659934 gene encoding conserved oligomeric Golgi complex subunit 4-like: MNVQVQEVHVLNPVRPDHTILQNALVQLQTPQEQQQMHEPMTATISVEVQSLPSGKSKIKTKTEKKEKKKEAIDGQAREIIFKVIKFFETEKQNRGYSFPVENVVKRACAATGLSESTIKRIKRDGLRAEATQTRIPGPKKKRVRKTKVQLDYFQLCALRGIVNSYSVRKEVPTLSKILAAAKHELNYRGGKESLRLILLNKLGIKFKKCEKKNKKPPELPQQQQQPQQQQQQQQQQQQQQMPQVQHMMAPPPMPPMKPLETQCVYATMMQQVPPVSY; encoded by the coding sequence ATGAACGTTCAAGTCCAAGAAGTGCATGTTTTGAACCCAGTTCGTCCCGACCATACAATCCTACAGAATGCCCTGGTTCAGTTACAAACACCACAGGAGCAGCAACAGATGCATGAGCCGATGACGGCGACGATAAGCGTGGAAGTACAATCGCTGCCCAGTGGAAAGTCAAAGATCAAAACTAAAACggaaaagaaagaaaagaaaaaagagGCGATTGACGGACAAGCCAGAGAGATCATTTTCAAGGTTATAAAATTTTTTGAAACCGAAAAGCAAAACAGAGGCTACTCGTTTCCTGTAGAAAATGTCGTGAAACGAGCTTGCGCGGCCACAGGCTTGTCAGAAAGTACCATAAAGCGTATCAAAAGGGACGGATTGAGAGCCGAAGCTACGCAGACCAGAATTCCGGGTCCGAAGAAAAAACGAGTCAGAAAAACGAAAGTGCAGCTCGACTACTTCCAACTGTGCGCGCTCCGCGGCATAGTGAACAGCTACTCGGTGAGGAAAGAAGTCCCGACGCTTAGTAAAATCTTAGCAGCGGCCAAACACGAGTTGAACTACAGAGGCGGTAAGGAGAGTCTAAGGTTAATATTGTTGAATAAGCTCGGTATTAAGTTTAAGAAGTGCGAGAAGAAGAATAAGAAGCCTCCGGAGTTGCCGCAGCAACAACAACAGCCGCAgcagcaacaacaacagcagCAACAGCAGCAGCAACAACAGATGCCTCAGGTCCAGCACATGATGGCCCCACCTCCTATGCCTCCGATGAAGCCTTTAGAGACGCAGTGTGTCTACGCCACCATGATGCAGCAGGTGCCTCCAGTCTCGTACTAg
- the LOC134660112 gene encoding zinc finger protein 436-like codes for MDDISHLNTPGFSGGQNYSRLTRVLNTCICCLAINVPLVKLTNCKHVEFFECIFEFKIEYAATFVCYACHRTLKDIYQFKRQVEDSLSNLNKQVQNLDWNNTKRSKLTQADIEIFHTRNSEPIEKDVIKPRSYIEIKTEIKIEVEQEYSDPENDVPLSEIKEKEKDPNTPFFVHKHQGKIKLVTLNEEEMWEERRREAAKEKYLKLLYKCESCIVGFDHEPSLKEHMEKRHTESTGSYTCAICKSVLISVPSYKEHMRRHYRRVDCGVCGARYSTVGSAQSHYDKMHTTSPTKYKCEQCGLTMSSSRGLRYHREKHKKGKVNCDQCGRHFVNNSGLKVHMYTVHKLSNRTYSCGSCSKTYRQRSGLLSHMEAAHGAHGGAYCAPCRTHFRTEHNLKHHLNTHSKHTNENDKKFVCSVCDARFILRGQLKEHVDWEHLKNNKHKCDECSKAFKSGTKLRRHINYVHEKKRPPRNKMCDHCGRGFTTMAILRSHIRTHTGERPHACAHCPATFAHSAALYTHNKLLHTQKTTLT; via the exons atggatgatatATCCCATTTAAATACGCCAGGGTTTAGTGGAGGTCAAAATTACTCGAGATTGACAAGAGTACTAAATACCTGCATTTGTTGTTTGGCAATAAATGTTCCGCTTGTGAAACTAACAAATTGTAAACACGTAGAGTTTTTTGAATGTATCTTTGAATTTAAG ATAGAGTATGCAGCAACTTTTGTTTGCTATGCATGTCACCGCACACTCAAGGATATTTACCAGTTCAAGAGACAGGTGGAAGATAGTCTTTCAAACCTTAACAAACAG GTTCAAAACTTAGACTGGAACAACACAAAACGTTCTAAACTCACACAAGCCGACATAGAAATATTCCACACTCGGAACTCAGAGCCCATTGAAAAAGACGTCATCAAACCAAGAAGCtacattgaaataaaaacagaaattaaaATCGAAGTCGAGCAAGAATACTCGGACCCGGAAAATGATGTTCCGTTATCCGAGATTAAggaaaaagagaaagatcctaaCACTCCGTTCTTCGTACATAAGCATCAAGGAAAGATTAAACTTGTCACGTTAAATGAAGAAGAAATGTGGGAGGAAAGGAGACGAGAAGCGGCCAAGGAGAAATATTTGAAGTTGCTGTACAAATGTGAGAGTTGTATTGTCGGGTTTGACCATGAGCCAAGTTTGAAAGAGCATATGGAGAAGAGACATACTGAG TCAACCGGAAGTTATACATGTGCGATATGTAAATCAGTGCTCATTTCTGTACCGTCCTACAAGGAACACATGAGACGGCACTATCGGAG GGTCGACTGTGGCGTGTGCGGGGCGCGCTACAGTACGGTCGGGTCTGCGCAGTCGCACTACGACAAGATGCATACGACTTCACCTACTAAATACAAGTGCGAGCAATGTGGACTTACTATGTC TTCGTCGCGCGGCTTGCGCTACCACCGTGAGAAGCACAAGAAGGGCAAAGTGAACTGCGACCAATGTGGGAGACATTTCGTCAACAACTCCGGCCTCAAAGTGCACATGTA CACAGTCCACAAACTCTCCAACCGGACGTATTCTTGCGGCTCGTGCTCTAAAACCTACCGACAGCGGTCCGGCCTCCTGTCGCACATGGAGGCCGCGCACGGGGCCCACGGCGGGGCCTACTGCGCGCCGTGCCGCACGCACTTCCGCACCGAACACAACCTCAAGCACCACCTCAATACGCACAGCAAACATACCAATGAGAATGATAAAAA ATTCGTGTGTAGCGTGTGCGACGCGCGCTTCATACTGAGGGGGCAGCTGAAAGAACATGTCGATTGGGAGCATCTCAAAAACAACAAGCATAAGTGCGACGAGTGCAGTAAG GCATTCAAGAGCGGCACTAAGCTGAGACGTCACATAAACTACGTTCACGAGAAAAAGAGACCGCCGCGGAATAAGATGTGCGACCACTGCGGCCGCGGGTTCACG ACGATGGCGATCCTGCGCTCTCACATCCGCACGCACACCGGCGAGCGGCCGCACGCGTGCGCGCACTGCCCGGCCACCTTCGCGCACTCCGCCGCCCTGTACACGCACAACAAGCTGCTACACACACAGAAAACGACGTTGACATGA
- the LOC134660273 gene encoding zinc finger protein 91-like gives MAAQDRNFCCGCLSADRKMLALEDFWTKQCLLQILREIQVHKPEENVPKWLCWECEALLRRFTKFKQQVSHNFNMLRTYNVQKLDMKFPYPNPKLTIHKLNNINLPEITPEPETDIPLPINETDTPQDDIKLETDQIKSEIESHSDNDDLLINYVQKKKKVKKKRKEPELFREIELTETDIEGERREMELSFEYVHAMFRCERCIVAFPNSEMMKEHEAVKHELNAAHHICPICTCSFVSEISYNYHANKHRRRYECCVCQARMRSKRAAQKHYNNTHGIEPSPENAQVEDTSITNTNGVKSEDTFPCELCAKTFKWKTSLRKHLETHRIEAGQKRRPYCEPCKMSFTTTANLQKHVKTSSKHQIQLKLRKLEDTLPEDSTSPEKQRAQIEQIKCSVTAARQTYPCAHCGARFQWRGNLLRHLQSHTARANGELVCTPCNRTFSSVATYKQHMRLSRAHVSEQDFPHSCSECGRRFANKTRLQDHVDWDHRRHFAHHCTQCQKVFKSHTSLYLHKQVVHKKEHAEHLCDHCGKPFPNHAKLRSHIIALHTSESPYKCTSCAARFSWHSCLSRHVRRVHKRK, from the exons atggcTGCTCAAGACCGTAATTTCTGCTGCGGCTGCCTCAGTGCGGATCGAAAAATGTTAGCACTTGAAGACTTTTGGACTAAGCAGTGTTTATTGCAAATTTTACGAGAAATTCAG GTACATAAACCAGAGGAGAATGTTCCAAAATGGTTGTGTTGGGAGTGCGAGGCGCTGCTGCGGCGCTTCACGAAGTTTAAACAGCAAGTTTCACATAACTTTAATATGTTGCGGACATATAATGTGcag aAACTTGACATGAAATTTCCATACCCGAACCCAAAATTAACCATTCACaaacttaataacataaatcttCCTGAAATCACTCCTGAACCAGAGACAGACATACCGTTACCAATAAATGAAACAGACACGCCTCAAGATGATATCAAACTCGAAACGGATCAAATCAAGTCCGAAATCGAATCGCATTCAGACAACGATGACTTACTTATAAACTACGtacagaagaagaagaaggttaAAAAGAAGAGGAAAGAGCCTGAATTGTTTAGAGAGATAGAGCTGACAGAGACGGATATAGAGGGAGAGAGACGGGAGATGGAGTTGAGCTTTGAGTATGTGCACGCCATGTTTCGGTGCGAGAGGTGTATAGTTGCCTTTCCTAATTCGGAGATGATGAAAGAGCATGAGGCTGTGAAACATGAGCTG AACGCCGCTCACCACATATGTCCAATATGCACCTGTTCGTTCGTATCCGAGATCTCTTACAACTACCACGCGAACAAACACAGGCGGCGCTACGAGTGTTGCGTGTGCCAGGCGCGCATGCGCAGCAAGCGGGCCGCGCAGAAACACTACAACAACACTCACGG AATTGAACCAAGTCCAGAGAACGCTCAGGTTGAGGATACTTCAATCACTAATACAAACGG TGTAAAATCTGAAGACACGTTCCCGTGCGAGCTGTGTGCGAAAACGTTCAAATGGAAAACGTCGTTAAGGAAACATTTGGAGACGCATCGCATAGAGGCTGGACAAAAGCGGCGGCCTTATTGCGAGCCCTGCAA AATGTCTTTCACCACGACGGCCAACCTTCAGAAGCACGTGAAGACCAGCTCCAAACACCAGATACAGTTGAAActcag AAAGCTAGAAGACACTCTCCCAGAAGATTCAACGTCTCCAGAGAAGCAGAGAGCGCAAATAGAACAAATCAAATGTTCGGTGACGGCGGCGCGGCAGACGTACCCGTGCGCCCACTGCGGCGCACGCTTCCAGTGGCGAGGGAACCTGCTGCGGCATCTGCAGAGCCATACGGCCAG GGCAAATGGCGAGCTGGTGTGCACGCCGTGCAACCGCACGTTCTCGTCGGTAGCCACATACAAGCAACACATGCGGTTGTCTAGAGCGCACGTGTCCGAACAG GATTTCCCGCACTCGTGCTCCGAGTGCGGCCGCCGGTTCGCCAACAAGACGCGGCTGCAGGACCACGTCGACTGGGACCACAGGAGGCACTTCGCTCACCACTGCACTCAGTGTCAGAAG GTATTCAAAAGCCACACGTCCCTGTATCTCCACAAGCAGGTGGTGCATAAGAAGGAACACGCCGAGCATCTCTGCGACCATTGCGGGAAGCCTTTCCcg AACCACGCGAAGCTCCGCAGCCACATAATCGCGCTCCACACGTCCGAATCCCCCTACAAATGTACCTCTTGCGCGGCTCGCTTCAGCTGGCACTCCTGTCTATCGCGCCATGTACGCAGAGTTCACAAGCGCAAGTGA